A genome region from Drosophila simulans strain w501 chromosome 2R, Prin_Dsim_3.1, whole genome shotgun sequence includes the following:
- the LOC6733283 gene encoding antichymotrypsin-2 isoform X6 produces the protein MDYRLVPCACWLLPLLGLALSPFPPVHSADVTMADAAHQEFARRLALFSINVYGKLSPQKPGENIVFSPFSIQTCAAMARLGAEKETATQLDQGLGLASSDPEQIAQSFHQVLAAYQDSQILRIANKIFVMDGYQLRQEFDQLLSKQFLSAAQSVDFSKNVQAAATINNWVEQRTNHLIKDLVPASVLNSASRLVLVNAIHFKGAWKHQFSKHLTRPDTFHLDGERTIQVSMMSLKESFRYADLPALDATALELPYKDSDLSMLIVLPKTKTGLPALEEKLRLTTLSQITQALYETKVALKLPRFKAEFQVELSEVFQKLGMSRMFSDQAEFGKMLQSPEPLKVSAIIHKAFIEVNEEGTEAAAATGMVMCYATMLTFEPQPVQFHVQHPFNYYIINKDSTILFAGRINKF, from the exons ATGGATTATCGTTTGGTGCCATGTG CTTGCTGGTTGCTCCCCCTGCTCGGCCTAGCCCTCTCCCCGTTTCCACCGGTCCATTCGGCTGACGTCACCATGGCCGACGCCGCCCACCAGGAGTTCGCCCGCCGGCTGGCCCTTTTCTCTATCAACGTGTACGGCAAGCTGTCGCCGCAGAAGCCCGGCGAGAACATCGTCTTCTCGCCCTTTTCCATCCAGACCTGTGCGGCGATGGCCAGGCTGGGTGCAGAAAAGGAGACGGCTACTCAGCTGGACCAGGGACTGGGTTTGGCCTCCAGCGACCCAGAGCAAATCGCACAGAGTTTCCACCAGGTGCTGGCCGCCTACCAGGACAGCCAGATCCTGCGCATCGCCAACAAGATTTTCGTGATGGATGGCTACCAGCTGCGCCAGGAGTTTGACCAGCTGTTATCCAAGCAGTTCCTCTCGGCGGCTCAGAGCGTGGACTTTTCCAAAAATGTCCAAGCAGCGGCAACCATCAACAATTGGGTTGAGCAGCGGACCAACCACCTGATCAAGGATCTTGTGCCGGCTAGTGTATTGAACTCCGCCTCGCGACTGGTCCTTGTGAACGCCATTCACTTCAAGGGCGCCTGGAAGCACCAGTTCAGTAAACACTTAACCCGCCCGGACACCTTTCACCTGGATGGCGAGCGGACCATTCAGGTTTCGATGATGAGCTTAAAGGAGAGTTTCCGCTATGCCGATCTGCCGGCGCTAGATGCCACGGCCCTGGAACTGCCCTACAAGGACTCAGACCTCTCTATGCTGATCGTTCTGCCCAAAACCAAGACCGGTCTGCCCGCCCTGGAGGAGAAGTTGCGCCTTACGACCCTCTCGCAGATCACGCAGGCGTTGTACGAAACAAAGGTGGCGCTCAAATTGCCCAGGTTCAAGGCAGAGTTCCAAGTGGAGTTGTCTGAGGTTTTCCAGAAG CTGGGCATGTCAAGGATGTTCTCCGATCAGGCTGAATTCGGAAAAATGCTACAAAGTCCGGAGCCATTGAAAGTGTCAGCCATCATACACAAGGCCTTCATAGAAGTAAACGAGGAGGGAACGGAGGCTGCTGCCGCCACGG GAATGGTCATGTGCTACGCCACCATGCTCACGTTCGAACCACAGCCCGTCCAATTCCATGTCCAGCATCCATTTAACTATTACATTATTAATAAGGATTCTACTATTTTGTTTGCGGGAAGAATCAACAAGTTTTGA
- the LOC6733283 gene encoding antichymotrypsin-2 isoform X7, translating into MDYRLVPCACWLLPLLGLALSPFPPVHSADVTMADAAHQEFARRLALFSINVYGKLSPQKPGENIVFSPFSIQTCAAMARLGAEKETATQLDQGLGLASSDPEQIAQSFHQVLAAYQDSQILRIANKIFVMDGYQLRQEFDQLLSKQFLSAAQSVDFSKNVQAAATINNWVEQRTNHLIKDLVPASVLNSASRLVLVNAIHFKGAWKHQFSKHLTRPDTFHLDGERTIQVSMMSLKESFRYADLPALDATALELPYKDSDLSMLIVLPKTKTGLPALEEKLRLTTLSQITQALYETKVALKLPRFKAEFQVELSEVFQKLGMSRMFSDQAEFGKMLQSPEPLKVSAIIHKAFIEVNEEGTEAAAATGMVISLTSLPMPKPDPIRFHVDHPFTFYILNKDSTALFAGSIKKL; encoded by the exons ATGGATTATCGTTTGGTGCCATGTG CTTGCTGGTTGCTCCCCCTGCTCGGCCTAGCCCTCTCCCCGTTTCCACCGGTCCATTCGGCTGACGTCACCATGGCCGACGCCGCCCACCAGGAGTTCGCCCGCCGGCTGGCCCTTTTCTCTATCAACGTGTACGGCAAGCTGTCGCCGCAGAAGCCCGGCGAGAACATCGTCTTCTCGCCCTTTTCCATCCAGACCTGTGCGGCGATGGCCAGGCTGGGTGCAGAAAAGGAGACGGCTACTCAGCTGGACCAGGGACTGGGTTTGGCCTCCAGCGACCCAGAGCAAATCGCACAGAGTTTCCACCAGGTGCTGGCCGCCTACCAGGACAGCCAGATCCTGCGCATCGCCAACAAGATTTTCGTGATGGATGGCTACCAGCTGCGCCAGGAGTTTGACCAGCTGTTATCCAAGCAGTTCCTCTCGGCGGCTCAGAGCGTGGACTTTTCCAAAAATGTCCAAGCAGCGGCAACCATCAACAATTGGGTTGAGCAGCGGACCAACCACCTGATCAAGGATCTTGTGCCGGCTAGTGTATTGAACTCCGCCTCGCGACTGGTCCTTGTGAACGCCATTCACTTCAAGGGCGCCTGGAAGCACCAGTTCAGTAAACACTTAACCCGCCCGGACACCTTTCACCTGGATGGCGAGCGGACCATTCAGGTTTCGATGATGAGCTTAAAGGAGAGTTTCCGCTATGCCGATCTGCCGGCGCTAGATGCCACGGCCCTGGAACTGCCCTACAAGGACTCAGACCTCTCTATGCTGATCGTTCTGCCCAAAACCAAGACCGGTCTGCCCGCCCTGGAGGAGAAGTTGCGCCTTACGACCCTCTCGCAGATCACGCAGGCGTTGTACGAAACAAAGGTGGCGCTCAAATTGCCCAGGTTCAAGGCAGAGTTCCAAGTGGAGTTGTCTGAGGTTTTCCAGAAG CTGGGCATGTCAAGGATGTTCTCCGATCAGGCTGAATTCGGAAAAATGCTACAAAGTCCGGAGCCATTGAAAGTGTCAGCCATCATACACAAGGCCTTCATAGAAGTAAACGAGGAGGGAACGGAGGCTGCTGCCGCCACGG GTATGGTCATAAGCCTTACTTCGCTGCCCATGCCGAAGCCGGATCCGATACGTTTCCATGTCGACCAtccatttacattttacatcCTTAACAAGGACTCAACCGCTCTCTTCGCTGGCAGCATAAAGAAACTCTAA
- the LOC6733283 gene encoding antichymotrypsin-2 isoform X4 has translation MKSSTPHPRSIWILTACWLLPLLGLALSPFPPVHSADVTMADAAHQEFARRLALFSINVYGKLSPQKPGENIVFSPFSIQTCAAMARLGAEKETATQLDQGLGLASSDPEQIAQSFHQVLAAYQDSQILRIANKIFVMDGYQLRQEFDQLLSKQFLSAAQSVDFSKNVQAAATINNWVEQRTNHLIKDLVPASVLNSASRLVLVNAIHFKGAWKHQFSKHLTRPDTFHLDGERTIQVSMMSLKESFRYADLPALDATALELPYKDSDLSMLIVLPKTKTGLPALEEKLRLTTLSQITQALYETKVALKLPRFKAEFQVELSEVFQKLGMSRMFSDQAEFGKMLQSPEPLKVSAIIHKAFIEVNEEGTEAAAATGMVISLTSLPMPKPDPIRFHVDHPFTFYILNKDSTALFAGSIKKL, from the exons atgaaatcgAGCACACCTCATCCACGGTCGATTTGGATACTTACAGCTTGCTGGTTGCTCCCCCTGCTCGGCCTAGCCCTCTCCCCGTTTCCACCGGTCCATTCGGCTGACGTCACCATGGCCGACGCCGCCCACCAGGAGTTCGCCCGCCGGCTGGCCCTTTTCTCTATCAACGTGTACGGCAAGCTGTCGCCGCAGAAGCCCGGCGAGAACATCGTCTTCTCGCCCTTTTCCATCCAGACCTGTGCGGCGATGGCCAGGCTGGGTGCAGAAAAGGAGACGGCTACTCAGCTGGACCAGGGACTGGGTTTGGCCTCCAGCGACCCAGAGCAAATCGCACAGAGTTTCCACCAGGTGCTGGCCGCCTACCAGGACAGCCAGATCCTGCGCATCGCCAACAAGATTTTCGTGATGGATGGCTACCAGCTGCGCCAGGAGTTTGACCAGCTGTTATCCAAGCAGTTCCTCTCGGCGGCTCAGAGCGTGGACTTTTCCAAAAATGTCCAAGCAGCGGCAACCATCAACAATTGGGTTGAGCAGCGGACCAACCACCTGATCAAGGATCTTGTGCCGGCTAGTGTATTGAACTCCGCCTCGCGACTGGTCCTTGTGAACGCCATTCACTTCAAGGGCGCCTGGAAGCACCAGTTCAGTAAACACTTAACCCGCCCGGACACCTTTCACCTGGATGGCGAGCGGACCATTCAGGTTTCGATGATGAGCTTAAAGGAGAGTTTCCGCTATGCCGATCTGCCGGCGCTAGATGCCACGGCCCTGGAACTGCCCTACAAGGACTCAGACCTCTCTATGCTGATCGTTCTGCCCAAAACCAAGACCGGTCTGCCCGCCCTGGAGGAGAAGTTGCGCCTTACGACCCTCTCGCAGATCACGCAGGCGTTGTACGAAACAAAGGTGGCGCTCAAATTGCCCAGGTTCAAGGCAGAGTTCCAAGTGGAGTTGTCTGAGGTTTTCCAGAAG CTGGGCATGTCAAGGATGTTCTCCGATCAGGCTGAATTCGGAAAAATGCTACAAAGTCCGGAGCCATTGAAAGTGTCAGCCATCATACACAAGGCCTTCATAGAAGTAAACGAGGAGGGAACGGAGGCTGCTGCCGCCACGG GTATGGTCATAAGCCTTACTTCGCTGCCCATGCCGAAGCCGGATCCGATACGTTTCCATGTCGACCAtccatttacattttacatcCTTAACAAGGACTCAACCGCTCTCTTCGCTGGCAGCATAAAGAAACTCTAA
- the LOC6733283 gene encoding serine protease inhibitor 42Dd isoform X5 yields MKSSTPHPRSIWILTACWLLPLLGLALSPFPPVHSADVTMADAAHQEFARRLALFSINVYGKLSPQKPGENIVFSPFSIQTCAAMARLGAEKETATQLDQGLGLASSDPEQIAQSFHQVLAAYQDSQILRIANKIFVMDGYQLRQEFDQLLSKQFLSAAQSVDFSKNVQAAATINNWVEQRTNHLIKDLVPASVLNSASRLVLVNAIHFKGAWKHQFSKHLTRPDTFHLDGERTIQVSMMSLKESFRYADLPALDATALELPYKDSDLSMLIVLPKTKTGLPALEEKLRLTTLSQITQALYETKVALKLPRFKAEFQVELSEVFQKLGMSRMFSDQAEFGKMLQSPEPLKVSAIIHKAFIEVNEEGTEAAAATVWRVMGVAAFNRKRFIANHPFAFYVKNHFDLPIFTGRYLG; encoded by the exons atgaaatcgAGCACACCTCATCCACGGTCGATTTGGATACTTACAGCTTGCTGGTTGCTCCCCCTGCTCGGCCTAGCCCTCTCCCCGTTTCCACCGGTCCATTCGGCTGACGTCACCATGGCCGACGCCGCCCACCAGGAGTTCGCCCGCCGGCTGGCCCTTTTCTCTATCAACGTGTACGGCAAGCTGTCGCCGCAGAAGCCCGGCGAGAACATCGTCTTCTCGCCCTTTTCCATCCAGACCTGTGCGGCGATGGCCAGGCTGGGTGCAGAAAAGGAGACGGCTACTCAGCTGGACCAGGGACTGGGTTTGGCCTCCAGCGACCCAGAGCAAATCGCACAGAGTTTCCACCAGGTGCTGGCCGCCTACCAGGACAGCCAGATCCTGCGCATCGCCAACAAGATTTTCGTGATGGATGGCTACCAGCTGCGCCAGGAGTTTGACCAGCTGTTATCCAAGCAGTTCCTCTCGGCGGCTCAGAGCGTGGACTTTTCCAAAAATGTCCAAGCAGCGGCAACCATCAACAATTGGGTTGAGCAGCGGACCAACCACCTGATCAAGGATCTTGTGCCGGCTAGTGTATTGAACTCCGCCTCGCGACTGGTCCTTGTGAACGCCATTCACTTCAAGGGCGCCTGGAAGCACCAGTTCAGTAAACACTTAACCCGCCCGGACACCTTTCACCTGGATGGCGAGCGGACCATTCAGGTTTCGATGATGAGCTTAAAGGAGAGTTTCCGCTATGCCGATCTGCCGGCGCTAGATGCCACGGCCCTGGAACTGCCCTACAAGGACTCAGACCTCTCTATGCTGATCGTTCTGCCCAAAACCAAGACCGGTCTGCCCGCCCTGGAGGAGAAGTTGCGCCTTACGACCCTCTCGCAGATCACGCAGGCGTTGTACGAAACAAAGGTGGCGCTCAAATTGCCCAGGTTCAAGGCAGAGTTCCAAGTGGAGTTGTCTGAGGTTTTCCAGAAG CTGGGCATGTCAAGGATGTTCTCCGATCAGGCTGAATTCGGAAAAATGCTACAAAGTCCGGAGCCATTGAAAGTGTCAGCCATCATACACAAGGCCTTCATAGAAGTAAACGAGGAGGGAACGGAGGCTGCTGCCGCCACGG TATGGCGGGTGATGGGCGTGGCTGCCTTCAATCGCAAACGCTTCATCGCCAACCATCCCTTTGCTTTCTACGTGAAGAACCATTTCGATCTGCCGATATTCACTGGGCGCTACTTGGGTTAG
- the LOC6733283 gene encoding serine protease inhibitor 42Dd isoform X9, translating into MADAAHQEFARRLALFSINVYGKLSPQKPGENIVFSPFSIQTCAAMARLGAEKETATQLDQGLGLASSDPEQIAQSFHQVLAAYQDSQILRIANKIFVMDGYQLRQEFDQLLSKQFLSAAQSVDFSKNVQAAATINNWVEQRTNHLIKDLVPASVLNSASRLVLVNAIHFKGAWKHQFSKHLTRPDTFHLDGERTIQVSMMSLKESFRYADLPALDATALELPYKDSDLSMLIVLPKTKTGLPALEEKLRLTTLSQITQALYETKVALKLPRFKAEFQVELSEVFQKLGMSRMFSDQAEFGKMLQSPEPLKVSAIIHKAFIEVNEEGTEAAAATGMAVRRKRAIMSLEEPIEFLADHPFTYVLVHQKDLPLFWGSVVRLEENTSASSEHDEL; encoded by the exons ATGGCCGACGCCGCCCACCAGGAGTTCGCCCGCCGGCTGGCCCTTTTCTCTATCAACGTGTACGGCAAGCTGTCGCCGCAGAAGCCCGGCGAGAACATCGTCTTCTCGCCCTTTTCCATCCAGACCTGTGCGGCGATGGCCAGGCTGGGTGCAGAAAAGGAGACGGCTACTCAGCTGGACCAGGGACTGGGTTTGGCCTCCAGCGACCCAGAGCAAATCGCACAGAGTTTCCACCAGGTGCTGGCCGCCTACCAGGACAGCCAGATCCTGCGCATCGCCAACAAGATTTTCGTGATGGATGGCTACCAGCTGCGCCAGGAGTTTGACCAGCTGTTATCCAAGCAGTTCCTCTCGGCGGCTCAGAGCGTGGACTTTTCCAAAAATGTCCAAGCAGCGGCAACCATCAACAATTGGGTTGAGCAGCGGACCAACCACCTGATCAAGGATCTTGTGCCGGCTAGTGTATTGAACTCCGCCTCGCGACTGGTCCTTGTGAACGCCATTCACTTCAAGGGCGCCTGGAAGCACCAGTTCAGTAAACACTTAACCCGCCCGGACACCTTTCACCTGGATGGCGAGCGGACCATTCAGGTTTCGATGATGAGCTTAAAGGAGAGTTTCCGCTATGCCGATCTGCCGGCGCTAGATGCCACGGCCCTGGAACTGCCCTACAAGGACTCAGACCTCTCTATGCTGATCGTTCTGCCCAAAACCAAGACCGGTCTGCCCGCCCTGGAGGAGAAGTTGCGCCTTACGACCCTCTCGCAGATCACGCAGGCGTTGTACGAAACAAAGGTGGCGCTCAAATTGCCCAGGTTCAAGGCAGAGTTCCAAGTGGAGTTGTCTGAGGTTTTCCAGAAG CTGGGCATGTCAAGGATGTTCTCCGATCAGGCTGAATTCGGAAAAATGCTACAAAGTCCGGAGCCATTGAAAGTGTCAGCCATCATACACAAGGCCTTCATAGAAGTAAACGAGGAGGGAACGGAGGCTGCTGCCGCCACGG GCATGGCGGTGCGTAGGAAGCGCGCTATTATGTCGCTTGAGGAACCAATTGAGTTCCTTGCCGACCATCCTTTCACTTATGTCCTTGTGCATCAGAAGGATCTGCCATTGTTTTGGGGCTCAGTTGTGCGGCTAGAGGAAAATACCTCCGCCTCCAGCGAGCATGATGAGCTGTGA
- the LOC6733283 gene encoding antichymotrypsin-2 isoform X3 — MKSSTPHPRSIWILTACWLLPLLGLALSPFPPVHSADVTMADAAHQEFARRLALFSINVYGKLSPQKPGENIVFSPFSIQTCAAMARLGAEKETATQLDQGLGLASSDPEQIAQSFHQVLAAYQDSQILRIANKIFVMDGYQLRQEFDQLLSKQFLSAAQSVDFSKNVQAAATINNWVEQRTNHLIKDLVPASVLNSASRLVLVNAIHFKGAWKHQFSKHLTRPDTFHLDGERTIQVSMMSLKESFRYADLPALDATALELPYKDSDLSMLIVLPKTKTGLPALEEKLRLTTLSQITQALYETKVALKLPRFKAEFQVELSEVFQKLGMSRMFSDQAEFGKMLQSPEPLKVSAIIHKAFIEVNEEGTEAAAATGMVMCYATMLTFEPQPVQFHVQHPFNYYIINKDSTILFAGRINKF; from the exons atgaaatcgAGCACACCTCATCCACGGTCGATTTGGATACTTACAGCTTGCTGGTTGCTCCCCCTGCTCGGCCTAGCCCTCTCCCCGTTTCCACCGGTCCATTCGGCTGACGTCACCATGGCCGACGCCGCCCACCAGGAGTTCGCCCGCCGGCTGGCCCTTTTCTCTATCAACGTGTACGGCAAGCTGTCGCCGCAGAAGCCCGGCGAGAACATCGTCTTCTCGCCCTTTTCCATCCAGACCTGTGCGGCGATGGCCAGGCTGGGTGCAGAAAAGGAGACGGCTACTCAGCTGGACCAGGGACTGGGTTTGGCCTCCAGCGACCCAGAGCAAATCGCACAGAGTTTCCACCAGGTGCTGGCCGCCTACCAGGACAGCCAGATCCTGCGCATCGCCAACAAGATTTTCGTGATGGATGGCTACCAGCTGCGCCAGGAGTTTGACCAGCTGTTATCCAAGCAGTTCCTCTCGGCGGCTCAGAGCGTGGACTTTTCCAAAAATGTCCAAGCAGCGGCAACCATCAACAATTGGGTTGAGCAGCGGACCAACCACCTGATCAAGGATCTTGTGCCGGCTAGTGTATTGAACTCCGCCTCGCGACTGGTCCTTGTGAACGCCATTCACTTCAAGGGCGCCTGGAAGCACCAGTTCAGTAAACACTTAACCCGCCCGGACACCTTTCACCTGGATGGCGAGCGGACCATTCAGGTTTCGATGATGAGCTTAAAGGAGAGTTTCCGCTATGCCGATCTGCCGGCGCTAGATGCCACGGCCCTGGAACTGCCCTACAAGGACTCAGACCTCTCTATGCTGATCGTTCTGCCCAAAACCAAGACCGGTCTGCCCGCCCTGGAGGAGAAGTTGCGCCTTACGACCCTCTCGCAGATCACGCAGGCGTTGTACGAAACAAAGGTGGCGCTCAAATTGCCCAGGTTCAAGGCAGAGTTCCAAGTGGAGTTGTCTGAGGTTTTCCAGAAG CTGGGCATGTCAAGGATGTTCTCCGATCAGGCTGAATTCGGAAAAATGCTACAAAGTCCGGAGCCATTGAAAGTGTCAGCCATCATACACAAGGCCTTCATAGAAGTAAACGAGGAGGGAACGGAGGCTGCTGCCGCCACGG GAATGGTCATGTGCTACGCCACCATGCTCACGTTCGAACCACAGCCCGTCCAATTCCATGTCCAGCATCCATTTAACTATTACATTATTAATAAGGATTCTACTATTTTGTTTGCGGGAAGAATCAACAAGTTTTGA
- the LOC6733283 gene encoding serine protease inhibitor 42Dd isoform X8 produces MDYRLVPCACWLLPLLGLALSPFPPVHSADVTMADAAHQEFARRLALFSINVYGKLSPQKPGENIVFSPFSIQTCAAMARLGAEKETATQLDQGLGLASSDPEQIAQSFHQVLAAYQDSQILRIANKIFVMDGYQLRQEFDQLLSKQFLSAAQSVDFSKNVQAAATINNWVEQRTNHLIKDLVPASVLNSASRLVLVNAIHFKGAWKHQFSKHLTRPDTFHLDGERTIQVSMMSLKESFRYADLPALDATALELPYKDSDLSMLIVLPKTKTGLPALEEKLRLTTLSQITQALYETKVALKLPRFKAEFQVELSEVFQKLGMSRMFSDQAEFGKMLQSPEPLKVSAIIHKAFIEVNEEGTEAAAATVWRVMGVAAFNRKRFIANHPFAFYVKNHFDLPIFTGRYLG; encoded by the exons ATGGATTATCGTTTGGTGCCATGTG CTTGCTGGTTGCTCCCCCTGCTCGGCCTAGCCCTCTCCCCGTTTCCACCGGTCCATTCGGCTGACGTCACCATGGCCGACGCCGCCCACCAGGAGTTCGCCCGCCGGCTGGCCCTTTTCTCTATCAACGTGTACGGCAAGCTGTCGCCGCAGAAGCCCGGCGAGAACATCGTCTTCTCGCCCTTTTCCATCCAGACCTGTGCGGCGATGGCCAGGCTGGGTGCAGAAAAGGAGACGGCTACTCAGCTGGACCAGGGACTGGGTTTGGCCTCCAGCGACCCAGAGCAAATCGCACAGAGTTTCCACCAGGTGCTGGCCGCCTACCAGGACAGCCAGATCCTGCGCATCGCCAACAAGATTTTCGTGATGGATGGCTACCAGCTGCGCCAGGAGTTTGACCAGCTGTTATCCAAGCAGTTCCTCTCGGCGGCTCAGAGCGTGGACTTTTCCAAAAATGTCCAAGCAGCGGCAACCATCAACAATTGGGTTGAGCAGCGGACCAACCACCTGATCAAGGATCTTGTGCCGGCTAGTGTATTGAACTCCGCCTCGCGACTGGTCCTTGTGAACGCCATTCACTTCAAGGGCGCCTGGAAGCACCAGTTCAGTAAACACTTAACCCGCCCGGACACCTTTCACCTGGATGGCGAGCGGACCATTCAGGTTTCGATGATGAGCTTAAAGGAGAGTTTCCGCTATGCCGATCTGCCGGCGCTAGATGCCACGGCCCTGGAACTGCCCTACAAGGACTCAGACCTCTCTATGCTGATCGTTCTGCCCAAAACCAAGACCGGTCTGCCCGCCCTGGAGGAGAAGTTGCGCCTTACGACCCTCTCGCAGATCACGCAGGCGTTGTACGAAACAAAGGTGGCGCTCAAATTGCCCAGGTTCAAGGCAGAGTTCCAAGTGGAGTTGTCTGAGGTTTTCCAGAAG CTGGGCATGTCAAGGATGTTCTCCGATCAGGCTGAATTCGGAAAAATGCTACAAAGTCCGGAGCCATTGAAAGTGTCAGCCATCATACACAAGGCCTTCATAGAAGTAAACGAGGAGGGAACGGAGGCTGCTGCCGCCACGG TATGGCGGGTGATGGGCGTGGCTGCCTTCAATCGCAAACGCTTCATCGCCAACCATCCCTTTGCTTTCTACGTGAAGAACCATTTCGATCTGCCGATATTCACTGGGCGCTACTTGGGTTAG
- the LOC6733283 gene encoding serine protease inhibitor 42Dd isoform X2: MDYRLVPCACWLLPLLGLALSPFPPVHSADVTMADAAHQEFARRLALFSINVYGKLSPQKPGENIVFSPFSIQTCAAMARLGAEKETATQLDQGLGLASSDPEQIAQSFHQVLAAYQDSQILRIANKIFVMDGYQLRQEFDQLLSKQFLSAAQSVDFSKNVQAAATINNWVEQRTNHLIKDLVPASVLNSASRLVLVNAIHFKGAWKHQFSKHLTRPDTFHLDGERTIQVSMMSLKESFRYADLPALDATALELPYKDSDLSMLIVLPKTKTGLPALEEKLRLTTLSQITQALYETKVALKLPRFKAEFQVELSEVFQKLGMSRMFSDQAEFGKMLQSPEPLKVSAIIHKAFIEVNEEGTEAAAATGMAVRRKRAIMSLEEPIEFLADHPFTYVLVHQKDLPLFWGSVVRLEENTSASSEHDEL; the protein is encoded by the exons ATGGATTATCGTTTGGTGCCATGTG CTTGCTGGTTGCTCCCCCTGCTCGGCCTAGCCCTCTCCCCGTTTCCACCGGTCCATTCGGCTGACGTCACCATGGCCGACGCCGCCCACCAGGAGTTCGCCCGCCGGCTGGCCCTTTTCTCTATCAACGTGTACGGCAAGCTGTCGCCGCAGAAGCCCGGCGAGAACATCGTCTTCTCGCCCTTTTCCATCCAGACCTGTGCGGCGATGGCCAGGCTGGGTGCAGAAAAGGAGACGGCTACTCAGCTGGACCAGGGACTGGGTTTGGCCTCCAGCGACCCAGAGCAAATCGCACAGAGTTTCCACCAGGTGCTGGCCGCCTACCAGGACAGCCAGATCCTGCGCATCGCCAACAAGATTTTCGTGATGGATGGCTACCAGCTGCGCCAGGAGTTTGACCAGCTGTTATCCAAGCAGTTCCTCTCGGCGGCTCAGAGCGTGGACTTTTCCAAAAATGTCCAAGCAGCGGCAACCATCAACAATTGGGTTGAGCAGCGGACCAACCACCTGATCAAGGATCTTGTGCCGGCTAGTGTATTGAACTCCGCCTCGCGACTGGTCCTTGTGAACGCCATTCACTTCAAGGGCGCCTGGAAGCACCAGTTCAGTAAACACTTAACCCGCCCGGACACCTTTCACCTGGATGGCGAGCGGACCATTCAGGTTTCGATGATGAGCTTAAAGGAGAGTTTCCGCTATGCCGATCTGCCGGCGCTAGATGCCACGGCCCTGGAACTGCCCTACAAGGACTCAGACCTCTCTATGCTGATCGTTCTGCCCAAAACCAAGACCGGTCTGCCCGCCCTGGAGGAGAAGTTGCGCCTTACGACCCTCTCGCAGATCACGCAGGCGTTGTACGAAACAAAGGTGGCGCTCAAATTGCCCAGGTTCAAGGCAGAGTTCCAAGTGGAGTTGTCTGAGGTTTTCCAGAAG CTGGGCATGTCAAGGATGTTCTCCGATCAGGCTGAATTCGGAAAAATGCTACAAAGTCCGGAGCCATTGAAAGTGTCAGCCATCATACACAAGGCCTTCATAGAAGTAAACGAGGAGGGAACGGAGGCTGCTGCCGCCACGG GCATGGCGGTGCGTAGGAAGCGCGCTATTATGTCGCTTGAGGAACCAATTGAGTTCCTTGCCGACCATCCTTTCACTTATGTCCTTGTGCATCAGAAGGATCTGCCATTGTTTTGGGGCTCAGTTGTGCGGCTAGAGGAAAATACCTCCGCCTCCAGCGAGCATGATGAGCTGTGA